A part of Oncorhynchus masou masou isolate Uvic2021 chromosome 30, UVic_Omas_1.1, whole genome shotgun sequence genomic DNA contains:
- the LOC135522249 gene encoding hyaluronan and proteoglycan link protein 2-like, with product MNCAAILILTTSCFSWTSAIYLPNRQATKKLKYLLEAPVYAEVTSPRGGNATLPCVLRSKPSHYKVKWTKLEPLRHGRENIVMITNGSAHKPYGLLGPRASLRKAHAMDASLRLSNLELEDGGRYRCELINGIEDESVIITLGIEGMVFPYQSKNGRYKFTYQEAKEACVEQDGTLATFKQLYRAWTEGLDWCNAGWLIDGTVHYPILHPRAECGGGGLPGIRSYGPRDRIRDHFDAFCFTSRTTGFVFFIGGPLTFGEAVQACRGEGGELALVGQLYSAWRFLSYDHCNGGWLKDGSVRFPINTPRERCGGIPEAGVRTFGYPSKTLRLYGAYCYR from the exons ATGAACTGTGCTGCTATTTTGATACTAACCACAAGTTGTTTCAGTTGGACGTCTGCTATTTATCTCCCAAACAGACAAG CAACAAAGAAATTGAAGTATCTGCTTGAGGCACCTGTTTATGCCGAAGTTACCAGCCCTCGGGGAGGAAATGCCACTTTGCCATGTGTACTGCGATCCAAACCAAGCCATTACAAGGTGAAATGGACAAAACTGGAACCACTTCGTCATGGACGCGAGAACATTGTCATGATCACAAACGGTTCAGCCCACAAACCCTATGGCCTGCTTGGGCCACGGGCCTCGCTTCGTAAGGCTCATGCCATGGATGCCTCACTACGACTCAGCAACCTGGAACTAGAAGACGGTGGTAGATATCGCTGTGAGCTGATCAATGGTATCGAGGATGAGAGTGTCATTATTACATTGGGGATAGAAG GGATGGTGTTtccatatcagagcaaaaacggCCGCTACAAATTCACCTACCAGGAAGCTAAGGAGGCCTGTGTTGAACAGGATGGCACATTGGCCACATTCAAGCAGCTATACAGAG CCTGGACAGAGGGTCTGGATTGGTGCAACGCAGGATGGCTCATCGATGGGACAGTCCACTACCCCATCCTGCACCCACGAGcagaatgtggggggggggggctgcctggAATTCGCAGCTATGGCCCCCGGGACAGGATCCGGGACCACTTTGATGCCTTCTGTTTCACCTCTAGAACCACAG gCTTTGTGTTCTTCATTGGAGGGCCACTCACATTTGGGGAGGCAGTGCAGGCGTgcaggggtgagggaggagagttaGCTCTGGTTGGACAGCTCTATTCAGCCTGGCGTTTCCTGAGCTATGACCACTGTAATGGAGGTTGGTTGAAGGACGGCAGTGTGCGTTTCCCTATCAACACCCCTAGAGAGCGCTGTGGCGGTATTCCCGAGGCTGGGGTGCGCACATTTGGGTACCCCAGCAAGACCCTGCGTCTCTATGGCGCCTACTGCTACAGGTAG
- the LOC135522248 gene encoding LOW QUALITY PROTEIN: brevican core protein-like (The sequence of the model RefSeq protein was modified relative to this genomic sequence to represent the inferred CDS: inserted 1 base in 1 codon) has product MRLEMLLSLLLCAICPLILPSSSTPSQASDDSRLLQVTIPTTPPLSAVLGGSLTLPCLVSLSHPPPNTNGRHAVLSLPRVKWSMLSQGHETEILVARGDRVKVSEAYKDRASLLHYASSPADLTLRLDGLQYNDSGFYRCEVQQGLEDADGVAQVKVKGVVFHYRDASSRYAFTFAQARDACEEIGAHIATPEQLMAAYHSGYEQCDAGWLSDHSVRYPIQMPREGCFGDMDGHPGVRNYGLLEPDELYDVYCYVENIEGEVFHGSSPRSFTLWEAKAYCLAQGAELATTGQLYAAWNDGLNACSPGWLADGSVRYPIVTPRERCGGGEPGVRTVYRHLNQTGFPEAHTRHDTYCFRGNSNTHTESPHDYLATEPEDIGQDIVTLSQPLEEFSLGQVTEQVMSEEVQGYLTALPIPAEQHPSEHIEEQGAVPGEQYPEHGAVPGEQYPEHGAVPGEQYPEHGAVPGEQYPEHGAVPGEQYPEHGAVPGEQYPEHGAVPEEQYPEQGAVPEEQYPEQGAVPGEHGEEQGVVPGEHGEEQGAVTEEAYIKEDGEEQEAVPGLHREEQGVHHGEHYPDQPGEEQGAVDGPSPTVVYHEELPFPVEPQDPFTPTSFPQDLEPTEDTWQLVKEVSNPESYQPAPEEANRDSNYPVTPYDELNANPTLYPPSPETNYESDDLTTAHEDNIGIPNPYQPSLESNMESGEPSIEGVPGTALEAPVPTTAYEEVDRSSDPHPMPGTTPESGESQYGISEESHMQTEITQETEHYTFTSETTGSNVSGVEATTSYDSSPEGQLESGLPIPPEEDHSGDEHVIQVEHVTDTVYPSTSYDLSGGSIRPEGAITGGVEDTSVSSTSPHEETELFPDQSTTQPPYWENTPEYHRTNSVDHSASVLLPEENTTSLDSLVLQTGENSGSATAESGDLATQSPVEMDPYELIPTSEYAYDPTQEQSGVTSPDSSTLDDHVEQEGGGTVDSLPEVSNGSTDQDEHTDLGSVPTDEVLTVIYDTDSSEASGVHKGMLDITLLTSPIPITYSPPTQRSVEAGASSPGDFITVIPESSVPSGFEPLEEGLEKVEQEGLGEIPEVVKTTTPETASGEEASGGKESGQEASGGKESGQEASGGKESGQEASGEEESGGKERGQEASGQEASGGKESGQEASGDKESDLKVSGQEGVESGLGSDEEHSESAESGESSGILEPEVPYMNTTVIPINGTTVNSTDESEPESSTDAPSTDMEITLLSDLSQTPLPSPTIPQESRADVNLEYSGETSLTEDPDSITPLTKEPEETPSPTPTTEDYDDQTTTAAPLYPEDVDEEKLITIHTTPRFGNISDSCHENPCYNGGTCVDSGSSTKCLCLHTYGGDMCQTDLEVCEPGWEKFMGFCYRHFTKRQGWEVAEQHCRMCGGHLISVMTPEEQDYINDKYREYQWTGLNDRTIEGDFRWSDGNPLLYENWYRGQPDSYFLSGEDCVVMVWHDGGRWSDVPCNYHLSYTCKKGTSFCGQPPXIANAKVFGKSRLRYETNSKVRYYCEEGFIQTQNPVIKCLSNGQWEEALITCHPALTNLAEREQKVTTPPYQNEGVEVVDTATEKATSEFWDIKWN; this is encoded by the exons ATTGGAGATGCTCCTGTCTTTGCTGCTGTGTGCCATCTGTCCGCTCATCCTACCgtcctcctctacccccagccAAGCCTCAG ATGACTCCAGACTCCTACAGGTGACCATCCCTACGACCCCTCCCTTATCTGCCGTCTTGGGGGGCTCTCTTACCCTACCTTGCCTGGTGTCTCTGTCCCACCCGCCCCCCAACACGAATGGCCGCCACGCAGTCCTCTCCCTACCCAGGGTCAAGTGGAGCATGCTGTCCCAGGGGCACGAGACTGAGATCCTGGTGGCCCGAGGGGACAGGGTGAAGGTCAGTGAGGCCTACAAGGACAGAGCCTCCCTGCTCCATTACGCTTCCTCCCCGGCCGACCTCACCCTGAGGCTGGATGGCCTGCAGTACAACGACTCTGGCTTCTACCGCTGTGAGGTGCAGCAGGGCCTGGAGGATGCCGACGGTGTGGCTCAGGTCAAGGTCAAAG GGGTGGTGTTCCACTACCGGGATGCTTCCAGTCGCTATGCCTTTACCTTTGCGCAGGCCCGGGATGCCTGTGAAGAGATCGGGGCTCACATCGCCACCCCAGAGCAGCTCATGGCAGCCTACCACAGTGGCTATGAGCAGTGTGATGCGGGCTGGCTCTCAGACCACTCAGTGAG ATATCCCATCCAGATGCCACGAGAGGGATGTTTTGGAGACATGGACGGGCATCCTGGAGTGAGGAACTATGGGCTGCTGGAACCTGATGAGCTGTACGATGTATACTGTTATGTGGAGAACATAGAGG GGGAAGTGTTCCATGGCTCTTCCCCCCGAAGTTTCACCCTGTGGGAAGCTAAGGCCTATTGTCTGGCTCAGGGAGCGGAGCTGGCTACCACAGGTCAGCTGTATGCAGCCTGGAATGACGGACTGAACGCCTGCAGCCCGGGGTGGTTGGCTGATGGGAGTGTACGCTACCCCATTGTCACTCCCAGGGAGCGTTGTGGTGGAGGGGAGCCTGGGGTCAGGACTGTCTATCGCCATTTGAACCAGACAGGCTTTCCAGAGGCACACACTCGCCATGACACTTACTGCTTCCGAG GCAACAGCAACACTCACACCGAATCTCCCCATGATTACCTGGCAACAGAGCCAGAGGACATCGGCCAGGACATTGTGACGCTGTCTCAGCCTCTGGAGGAATTCAGCCTGGGTCAGGTGACGGAGCAGGTGATGAGCGAAGAAGTTCAGGGCTACCTGACTGCACTCCCTATTCCAGCGGAGCAGCACCCATCAGAGCATATAGAGGAGCAGGGGGCTGTCCCTGGGGAGCAGTACCCAGAGCATGGAGCTGTCCCTGGGGAGCAGTACCCAGAGCATGGAGCTGTCCCTGGGGAGCAGTACCCAGAGCATGGAGCTGTCCCTGGGGAGCAGTACCCAGAGCATGGAGCTGTCCCTGGGGAGCAGTACCCAGAGCATGGAGCTGTCCCTGGAGAGCAGTACCCAGAGCATGGGGCTGTCCCTGAAGAGCAGTACCCAGAGCAGGGGGCTGTCCCTGAAGAGCAGTACCCAGAGCAGGGAGCTGTCCCTGGGGAGCATGGAGAAGAACAGGGGGTTGTTCCTGGAGAACACGGAGAGGAGCAGGGGGCTGTTACTGAGGAGGCGTACATCAAGGAGGACGGAGAGGAGCAGGAGGCTGTGCCTGGGCTGcacagagaggaacagggggTTCATCATGGGGAGCATTACCCAGACCAGCCTGGAGAGGAGCAGGGGGCTGTCGATGGCCCGAGCCCTACTGTAGTCTATCACGAGGAGCTACCCTTTCCGGTTGAACCCCAAGACCCATTCACCCCCACATCCTTCCCCCAAGACCTGGAGCCCACAGAGGACACATGGCAGCTGGTGAAAGAGGTCAGCAACCCAGAATCATATCAGCCTGCCCCTGAGGAGGCAAACCGAGATTCAAACTACCCAGTCACACCCTATGATGAGCTGAATGCAAACCCAACACTGTATCCACCTTCTCCCGAGACAAATTATGAATCAGATGATCTTACAACTGCTCATGAAGACAACATTGGTATCCCCAATCCCTACCAGCCCTCGTTAGAGTCAAACATGGAATCAGGAGAGCCCTCTATAGAGGGTGTACCAGGGACTGCTCTGGAGGCCCCCGTGCCCACCACAGCATATGAGGAGGTGGACAGGTCCAGTGATCCACATCCCATGCCTGGCACAACCCCTGAGAGTGGTGAGTCTCAGTATGGTATTTCAGAGGAAAGCCATATGCAAACAGAGATCACCCAGGAGACCGAACACTACACTTTTACCTCTGAGACCACAGGCTCTAATGTATCAGGAGTTGAAGCCACTACTAGTTATGACAGCTCTCCAGAGGGGCAACTGGAAAGCGGGCTGCCCATACCTCCTGAGGAGGACCACTCCGGAGATGAGCATGTCATCCAGGTGGAGCATGTCACGGACACGGTCTACCCAAGCACCTCTTATGACCTCTCAGGAGGGTCCATCAGGCCTGAGGGAGCCATCACTGGGGGTGTCGAGGATACATCTGTATCTTCCACTTCACCTCATGAGGAAACGGAGCTCTTCCCTGACCAGTCCACCACTCAGCCTCCATACTGGGAGAACACACCTGAATACCACCGAACCAACTCTGTGGACCACAGTGCCAGTGTCCTTCTCCCTGAGGAAAATACCACATCACTGGACTCATTGGTCCTCCAGACAGGGGAGAACAGTGGCTCTGCTACGGCTGAGTCAGGAGACCTGGCGACCCAAAGCCCAGTGGAGATGGACCCCTATGAACTGATCCCGACTTCTGAATATG CTTATGACCCCACTCAGGAGCAGTCTGGTGTCACGTCACCCGACTCCTCTACCCTAGATGACCATGtggagcaggagggaggaggcaCAGTGGACTCATTACCAGAAGTTTCCAATGGTTCCACTGACCAGGATGAGCACACTGACCTGGGTTCAGTTCCAACTGACGAAGTCCTTACAGTTATTTATGACACTGACTCTAGTGAAGCCTCTGGGGTCCACAAGGGAATGCTTGACATCACCCTTTTGACATCCCCCATACCTATAACCTATTCCCCCCCGACCCAGCGTTCCGTGGAAGCAGGGGCCAGCTCCCCAGGTGACTTCATAACCGTCATCCCAGAATCCAGCGTTCCATCTGGGTTTGAACCCCTGGAGGAAGGGCTGGAGAAGGTGGAGCAAGAGGGGTTGGGTGAAATCCCAGAAGTAGTCAAAACTACTACCCCAGAGACAGCTTCTGGTGAGGAGGCGAGTGGAGGCAAGGAGAGTGGTCAGGAGGCGAGTGGAGGCAAGGAGAGTGGTCAGGAGGCGAGTGGAGGCAAGGAGAGTGGTCAGGAGgcgagtggagaagaggagagtggaggcaaagagaggggtcaggaggcgAGTGGTCAGGAGGCGAGTGGAGGCAAGGAGAGTGGTCAGGAGGCGAGTGGAGACAAGGAGAGTGATCTGAAGGTGAGTGGCCAAGAGGGAGTGGAGTCCGGCCTAGGATCAGACGAGGAGCACTCTGAATCTGCTGAATCTGGAGAAAGCTCAGGGATCCTTGAACCAGAAGTCCCATACATGAATACAACTGTCATTCCCATCAATGGCACAACTGTCAATAGCACAGATGAAAGCGAGCCCGAGTCGAGCACAGATGCACCTTCTACTGATATGGAGATCACGCTGCTCTCTGACTTGTCCCAGACCCCCCTGCCCTCCCCCACCATACCCCAAGAGTCCCGGGCTGATGTAAATCTGGAGTACAGTGGGGAGACCTCACTCACTGAGGACCCTGACTCCATCACTCCACTCACTAAGGAGCCTGAGGAGACCCCCAGCCCGACGCCCACCACAGAGGACTACGATGACCAGACTACGACGGCAGCACCCCTATATCCAGAGGACGTTGATGAGGAGAAACTGATTACGATTCATACTACTCCAAGATTTGGGAACATTTCAG ATTCCTGCCATGAGAATCCTTGTTATAACGGGGGAACATGTGTTGACAGTGGGTCTTCAACCAAGTGCCTTTGCTTGCACACCTATGGAGGAGACATGTGCCAGACAG ACCTGGAGGTGTGTGAGCCGGGTTGGGAAAAGTTCATGGGCTTCTGTTACCGACATTTCACCAAGCGCCAGGGCTGGGAGGTGGCAGAGCAGCACTGTCGTATGTGTGGCGGTCACCTGATCTCGGTCATGACCCCTGAGGAACAGGACTACATTAATG aTAAGTACAGAGAGTACCAGTGGACGGGACTGAATGACAGAACCATAGAGGGAGACTTCCGCTGGTCTGACGGGAATCCTCTG TTGTATGAGAACTGGTACCGGGGCCAGCCTGACAGTTACTTCCTGTCTGGAGAGGACTGTGTGGTGATGGTATGGCATGACGGGGGGCGCTGGAGCGATGTGCCCTGTAACTACCACCTCTCCTACACCTGCAAGAAGGGCACCT CTTTCTGTGGCCAACCCC TCATTGCCAATGCCAAGGTGTTTGGTAAGTCGCGTCTGCGCTACGAGACCAACTCCAAGGTGCGCTACTACTGTGAAGAAGGATTCATCCAGACACAGAACCCCGTCATTAAGTGCCTATCCAACGGCCAATGGGAGGAGGCTCTGATCACCTGTCACCCTG CCCTGACCAActtggcagagagagagcagaaggtcACGACGCCACCCTATCAGAAcgagggggtggaggtggtggacaCAGCCACGGAGAAAGCCACTTCAGAGTTCTGGGACATCAAGTGGAACTAA